A window of Malania oleifera isolate guangnan ecotype guangnan chromosome 5, ASM2987363v1, whole genome shotgun sequence contains these coding sequences:
- the LOC131155983 gene encoding uncharacterized protein LOC131155983 — MAFNPLAIILKENKLVGPNYIDLKRNFDIILTVKEYKYVLAEVCPHKPSEEATDEETQTYQKWIKADEMVWYYILASMSNVLQHQHQSMPSAYDIMQSLTKMLGYQNHILGVEIDGETQVDIVLQSLPDSFK, encoded by the exons ATGGCTTTCAATCCCCTGGCtattattctcaaagaaaacaaactagttggacctaattatattgacttGAAAAGGAACTTTGATATTATACTGACTGTAAaggagtacaagtatgtgctcgCAGAGGTATGTCCACATAAACCTAGTGAAGAGGCAACCGATGAGGAAACCCAGACTTACCAGAAGTGGATTAAGGCTGATGAGATGGTGTGGTattacattttggcatctatgtcgaATGTTCTACAACATCAGCATCAGTCTATGCCTTCTGCCTATGATATAATGCAGAGCCTCACAAAAATGCTTGGGTATCAAAATC ATATCCTTGGAGTTGAAATTGATGGGGAAACCCAGGTTGATATCGTTCTCCAGTCGCTGCCTGACTCTTTCAAGTAG